A window of Oncorhynchus keta strain PuntledgeMale-10-30-2019 unplaced genomic scaffold, Oket_V2 Un_contig_9055_pilon_pilon, whole genome shotgun sequence genomic DNA:
AACGGGTGAGGTGGAGAGGGGCAGGACGACAGAGgatgggcagggagagagggagccgtCATAACCATGGACACTGCCCAagtcctcatcttcctcctcctccccctctcctcctagcACCACCCCCACACGGGTGGAGAGGATGGTCAGGTCTGGCGGAGGCTTCACGTCCACGTCCTGGTCTAGCCTGACCACATCCTGGTCCAGCCTGACCACATCCTGGTCCAGCCTGACCACATCCTGGTCCAGGTGGTGGGTGACGGGGTTTGATGGGTAGTCTGGGAGGGAGGAGCTGCTGCCAGGTTGCTCCATGGGAGAGTCATGCTTATACATCACCCTACAGAGAGAATATGGAATAGAATACAGCTTTATTACTGTCTCATTCTACATCACCCTGCAGATTAACAGTAGAATACAGCTTTATTACTGTCTCATTATACATCACCCTACAGAGACAATATGGAATAGAATACAGCTTTATTACTGTCTCATTATACATCACCCTACAGAGACAATATGGAATAGAATACAGCTTTATTACTACAGCCATACATGTATAAGTGGCACTAGGTGGGGGTATTGAGAgtattcaatcaatcaaatggatttataaagcccttttacatcagccgatgtcacaaagtgctgtacagaaacccagcctaaaaccccaaacaacaagaaatgcaggtgtagaagaccAGCTGTGTAGAAACACAACCGGTCTTCGGGATGGTCAAAACGTTCTTCTTAAAACCCTTTTCATGACCATCTCATACTTTGCTAAAGAATGCATTCTCCTACTGTGGGCTAATACCTCTCCTACGTTTCAAATGTGaattgaccagattgttgactttctgCCTCTTGAAAAGCAGGTTTGATAGACTCATCTCCAcaactcaaatatattttgaactggacagagtgaatggGGTGATAGGTGTAAACGTGTGAGGTGCTGTTAACGCGACGTGTGAGGTGCTGTAAACGTGACGTGTGAGGTGCTGTAAACGTGACGTGTGAGGTGCTGTAAACGTGACGTGTGAGGTGCTGTAAACGTGACGTGTGAGGTGCTGTAAACGTGACGTGTGAGGTGCTGTAAACGTGACGTGTGAGGTGCTGTAAACGCGACGTGTGAGGTGCTGTAAACGCGACATGTGAGGTGCTGTAAACGCGACGTGTGAGGTGCTGTAAACGCGACGTGTGAGGTGCTGTAAACGCGATGTGTGAGGTGCTGTAAACGTGACGTGTGAGGTGCTGTAAACGCGACGTGTGAGGTGCTGTAAACGTGACGTGTGAGGTGCTGTAAACGTGACGTGTGAGGTGCTGTAAACGCGACGTGTGAGGTGCTGTAAACGCGACGTGTGAGGTGCTGTAAACGCGACGTGTGAGGTGCTGTAAACGCGACGTGTGAGGTGCTGTAAACGCGACGTGTGAGGTGCTGTAAATGTGACGTGAGGTGCTGTAAATGTGACGTGTGAGGTGCTGTAAACTCACATTTTATTTGTTGTCTTAGTTAAACTGGAACTATCATATAATAATAaattatacactgagtatacaaaacattaagaacaaatgctctttccatgacagactaaccaggtgaGATGAAAACTATGAtaccttattgatgtcatttttaaaatctgtctgaaatcagtgtagatgaaaaggaggagaaaggttaaagggggattttaagccttgagacaattgagaatgtgtgccattcagaggatgaatgggcaagacataaAATGTAAGAacctttaaacagggtatggtagtaggtgccaggtgcacctgtacgtgtcaagaactgcaatgctgctgggtttttcacattcaacagtttcccgtgtgtatcaataatggtccaGCACCCAAAGACATCCAGTCAACCAGACACAACTATGGTCCATAATCCCTGTGGAACACCTTGTAGAgcccatgccctgacgaattgaggttgttctgaggtCAAGAGTGTGAGCatgaggagtgtgtatgtgtgcatgtgtaaaCTGATTGAGGTTAGCTCTGTGTTCAGTTCTACAGAGCAACCCCTCCCTAATAGAGTTCTACAGAGCAGCCCCTCCCCTATAATTACTAGTAGAGCTCCACAGAGCAGCCCCTCCCCTCTCGTTACTAGTAGAGCTCTACATagcatcccctcccctctctagtagaacagctcctcccctctcctctagttACAAGTAGAGCAGCCCCTCCCCTCTAATTACTAGTAGAGCTCTACAgagaaacccctcccctctagttacTAGTAGAGCTCTACAGATCAGCCCCTCCCTTCTCTAGTAGAGTGCAAACCCTCCCCTCTAATTACTAGTATAGCAGCCCCTCACCTCTCTGAGCTGTACAgagcagcctgtgtgtgtgtgtgtgtgtgtgtgtgtgtgtgtgtgtgtgtgtgtgtgtgtgtgtgtgtgtgtgtgtgtgtgtgtctcacctgtgcATCGTCGCTGGGTCTTTATCATGGTGAATAGCTCCGTGACGGAAAAGGTGAGGTATcatctccatcactctcctgGTTGGTTCAGATATACTTCCTCTGTACTCTGGCTGGGCGTGTCTCCGTTGCATCACTTCCTGTTTGGCCGACTCCTTCAGCCTCTTGTAGAGGGTGCGTAGGCCCTGGGCAGTGCGGGGGGGCCTGTCCCCCCCCAGGACGTTGTACTGATCAGACACTGTGTCCCAGCACTTGTTCTTGTCCACGATGACAGCGTGCTTGTTGGTGTGCTCCTCCAGGATGAGAATGTGTGGGCGGACCAGCTTCAGCAGGTCCAGTTTCTCAGACAGGGTGAAGTTGGAGGAGCGAGCCTTACCCACCATACTGGACGACATGTAG
This region includes:
- the LOC118383825 gene encoding fibrinogen silencer-binding protein, with product MASGSVYMSSSMVGKARSSNFTLSEKLDLLKLVRPHILILEEHTNKHAVIVDKNKCWDTVSDQYNVLGGDRPPRTAQGLRTLYKRLKESAKQEVMQRRHAQPEYRGSISEPTRRVMEMIPHLFRHGAIHHDKDPATMHRVMYKHDSPMEQPGSSSSLPDYPSNPVTHHLDQDVVRLDQDVVRLDQDVVRLDQDVDVKPPPDLTILSTRVGVVLGGEGEEEEDEDLGSVHARCDPDRLRPLQLAKEEHEQIMTNHRKMGVYLEEKREGLKRKQELEEELLRAKIKVEKLRAARLRHGLPLPL